The Xenopus tropicalis strain Nigerian chromosome 7, UCB_Xtro_10.0, whole genome shotgun sequence genome includes a region encoding these proteins:
- the LOC116412165 gene encoding olfactory receptor 151-like — MTSESKETVSGFIIQGFSDTPELQISLFVLFLGIYLIILLGNLIIFLVISCNPPLHTPMYIFLLNLSLIDISSTSNILPNLLHILLTQQNNISFLGCMTQMYAFMSVVGNEFFLLTAMAYDRYVAICDPLHYIARMSRKHCAGLITAAFTGGFVDPVGIVVLISKLSYCASHLINHLFCDVTPLLKLSCSSTSSVELLIYIVGTFLIFGSFLPTLTSYIFIISAILKIQSSEGRQKAFSTCASHLACVITLYGTVFCMYMRPTTSYSLKRDKYFSLLYIVLGPLLNPFIYTLKNREFQSSLNKIKQR; from the coding sequence ATGACCTCGGAAAGTAAAGAaactgtttcaggattcatcatccaagggttctctgatactcctgagcttcaaatctctctttttgtgctattccttggaatctatctcatcattctgctgggaaatctcatcatattcttagtcatttcatgcaatcctcccttacacacccccatgtacatattcttgctgaacctttcactcatagacatttcttccacctcaaatattttacctaatttgctacatattcttctcacacaacaaaataacatttcattcttggggtgtatgactcaaatgtatgctTTTATGTCTGTGGTTGGCAATGAATTCTtcctcctgacggccatggcatatgatcgttatgttgccatctgtgatccccttcattacattgcccgaatgagcaggaaacactgtgctgggcttataactgcagcattcactggtggGTTTGTTGACCCTGTTGGCATTGTAgtacttatatctaaactatcatattgtgcttcccatcttattaaccatcttttctgtgatgtcacaccattgctaaaactttcctgcagcagcacttctagtgtggaacttttaatttacattgtaGGGACATTTTTGATTTTCGGTTCCTTCCTCCcaactctgacctcatacatatttatcatctctgctatcctgaaaatacaatcctcagaggggagacaaaaagccttttctacctgtgcttctcacctggcctgtgtgataaccctttatgggacagtattttgcatgtatatgagacccaccacaagttattccctaaaaagagacaagtatttctcactgctgtacattgtcctgggccctCTGCTAAATCcctttatttacacactgaaaaatagagaatttcaatcttccctaaataaaataaagcaaagataG